In a single window of the Flavivirga spongiicola genome:
- a CDS encoding efflux RND transporter periplasmic adaptor subunit: MDIPLEKKRFDKKKLSIAVGIVLLISLITFVVISTGGSSKLNVDKERISVNEIKEGIFQENIPVTGNVMPITTIYLDALEGGRVDEIFVEDGAIMKQGEPILRLSNTDLELSLINQETAVYNLLTQMQISQNAARQNTINKLNRMTDVENALIEADRLYMLNKKLYDEKAIGRHEFQESKNNYNYQKQRLQLAQQILEEDSISVKQEANQVQSSFVRTQGALKLMRKKVEDLVVKAPVDGQLTSLDAEIGQSKNKGERLGQLDVLSGFKVRADINEHYISRIYAGQRGTFSFNGKEYKLIIKKVYTQVTGGVFQVDMLFEEKVEGIRRGQSLQIRLALSEEKQAILVPKGGFFQQTGGNWIFKLNEEGTIAYKVDIRLGTKNIEYYEVLEGLEPGDKVVTSSYDTYGDKQELVLK; encoded by the coding sequence ATGGACATCCCTCTAGAGAAGAAACGATTTGATAAGAAAAAGTTAAGTATAGCGGTTGGAATAGTCCTTTTGATTTCATTAATCACTTTTGTAGTTATTTCTACTGGAGGAAGTTCAAAATTAAACGTAGATAAAGAACGAATTTCTGTTAACGAAATTAAGGAAGGTATTTTTCAAGAAAACATTCCGGTAACCGGAAATGTAATGCCCATAACCACTATATATTTGGACGCTCTTGAGGGAGGCCGAGTAGATGAAATATTTGTAGAAGACGGTGCTATTATGAAGCAAGGCGAACCCATTCTCAGATTATCTAATACCGACTTGGAATTAAGTTTAATAAACCAGGAAACGGCAGTTTATAACTTATTAACGCAAATGCAGATATCTCAAAATGCAGCGCGACAAAATACCATTAATAAATTGAATAGAATGACCGATGTCGAGAATGCGCTTATTGAAGCCGATAGGTTATATATGCTTAATAAAAAACTGTATGATGAAAAAGCTATAGGACGTCATGAATTTCAAGAATCAAAAAATAATTATAACTATCAAAAACAGCGTTTACAACTTGCTCAACAAATATTAGAAGAAGATTCCATATCGGTAAAACAAGAAGCTAATCAAGTGCAAAGTTCGTTTGTGAGAACTCAAGGAGCCTTAAAATTAATGCGAAAAAAGGTTGAAGATTTGGTTGTAAAAGCACCCGTTGACGGACAGTTAACATCGTTAGATGCCGAAATTGGACAGTCTAAAAATAAAGGTGAGCGTTTGGGGCAATTAGATGTTTTAAGTGGGTTTAAAGTACGTGCCGATATAAACGAACATTATATTTCCAGAATCTATGCTGGACAACGCGGAACATTTAGTTTTAATGGTAAAGAATATAAACTTATCATTAAAAAAGTATACACTCAAGTAACTGGCGGGGTATTTCAAGTAGACATGCTTTTTGAAGAAAAAGTGGAAGGTATTCGTCGGGGGCAATCATTACAAATACGATTGGCTTTAAGTGAAGAAAAACAAGCTATTCTTGTTCCAAAAGGAGGCTTTTTTCAACAAACAGGAGGCAATTGGATTTTTAAATTAAATGAAGAAGGTACGATAGCTTATAAAGTCGATATTCGACTTGGTACAAAAAATATAGAGTATTATGAAGTTTTAGAAGGATTGGAACCTGGAGATAAAGTTGTAACATCTAGCTATGATACTTACGGCGATAAACAAGAATTGGTATTAAAGTAA
- a CDS encoding M14 family metallopeptidase: MKLNLFFQLSAWCICLCFSPVLAQQNYRNNEDINKALRNLVNNHKSHASLKSLTKTLGGKDVWVLTLSNGKPEAHPAIVIAGGVSGNHLLGIELSVKMAERILTNYKSVLNQTTFYIFPNLSPDATAQYFGKLKYERVANAKKTDDDRDGSINEDGFEDLNNDKLITLIRVEDPTGDYMPLEEDPRIMVKANPQKGEKGTHKIFSEGIDNDKDGVFNEDGIGGVAFNKNLTYNYPYFKSGAGEHAVSELENRALLDFLYERWNIHSILTFGPSNNLSVPLKYNSDRANKRIITSILKKDEKLNKHISEIYNKITKTKDAPKSVTAGGGFFEWSYFHFGRHAMSTPAWWFPKFEGDSLVKAPKNRKANFLKWAEQEGIENTFVEWTSIKHPDFPNKKVEVGGIVPFIMDNPPYSKVDSIAIKHSEFIIEIAKIQPDLKLINLKTEDLGSNLTRITVDLYNKGLLPTHTEMGAKSKWLRKINVSLKLGKGQEVLSGKKRLVLGIIEEDSSKQLSWLIKGRGKLQIEATTPHAGKQSITINL; the protein is encoded by the coding sequence ATGAAATTAAATCTTTTTTTTCAGCTATCTGCTTGGTGTATTTGCCTTTGCTTTTCACCAGTATTAGCACAACAAAACTATCGTAATAATGAAGATATTAACAAAGCTCTACGTAATTTGGTAAATAACCACAAATCACATGCTTCGTTAAAATCATTAACAAAAACATTAGGAGGTAAAGATGTTTGGGTGCTTACGCTTTCAAATGGAAAACCAGAAGCCCATCCGGCAATAGTAATAGCAGGAGGTGTTAGTGGAAATCATTTATTAGGTATTGAGCTAAGTGTAAAAATGGCTGAACGAATTTTAACGAATTATAAATCTGTACTCAATCAGACGACGTTTTATATTTTCCCAAATTTAAGTCCAGATGCTACAGCTCAATATTTCGGAAAACTCAAATATGAACGTGTTGCTAATGCAAAAAAGACCGATGATGATAGGGATGGAAGTATTAATGAAGATGGATTTGAGGACTTAAATAATGATAAATTAATTACCTTAATTAGAGTAGAAGACCCGACCGGAGATTATATGCCACTAGAAGAGGATCCCCGTATCATGGTAAAAGCTAACCCTCAAAAAGGAGAAAAAGGAACACATAAGATATTTAGTGAAGGTATAGATAATGACAAAGATGGGGTGTTTAATGAAGATGGAATAGGTGGTGTTGCTTTCAATAAAAACCTCACCTATAACTACCCGTATTTTAAATCTGGAGCCGGAGAACATGCCGTTTCTGAATTAGAAAATAGAGCCTTGTTAGATTTTCTTTATGAGCGTTGGAATATTCACAGCATATTGACTTTTGGACCTTCTAATAACCTATCTGTTCCATTAAAATATAATTCAGATAGAGCAAATAAGAGGATTATTACTAGTATTCTAAAAAAAGATGAGAAACTGAATAAGCATATTTCAGAAATATATAATAAAATAACAAAAACCAAAGACGCTCCTAAATCTGTAACTGCAGGAGGTGGTTTTTTCGAATGGTCCTATTTTCATTTCGGAAGACATGCCATGAGTACGCCCGCTTGGTGGTTTCCTAAATTTGAAGGAGATTCATTAGTTAAGGCTCCTAAAAATAGAAAAGCTAACTTTTTAAAATGGGCTGAGCAGGAAGGCATTGAAAATACATTTGTGGAATGGACTTCTATTAAACATCCAGATTTCCCGAATAAGAAAGTAGAAGTAGGTGGCATAGTTCCTTTTATAATGGATAACCCTCCTTATAGTAAAGTAGATTCTATAGCGATTAAACACTCAGAATTTATTATAGAAATTGCTAAAATTCAACCTGATCTAAAACTTATCAATTTAAAAACAGAAGATTTGGGAAGTAATCTTACGCGTATAACGGTTGACCTTTATAATAAAGGATTACTCCCTACACATACAGAGATGGGAGCTAAATCCAAATGGTTACGAAAAATAAATGTAAGCTTAAAATTAGGAAAGGGTCAAGAGGTACTTTCTGGTAAAAAACGTCTGGTATTGGGTATTATAGAGGAAGATAGCAGCAAACAACTTTCATGGTTAATAAAGGGCCGTGGTAAGTTGCAAATTGAAGCTACAACACCGCATGCAGGAAAGCAAAGCATAACCATCAACCTTTAA
- a CDS encoding sensor histidine kinase, translating into MAYRKYKLALVIRVIILFFALTALAFAISILDFQKNLPLNIVILIPILFILFYSFRNLYRFVFRRFSEMDDFFESVKYRDFSRWFNEKSGAEDLRELHKGFNEVNKTIHEINKEKEAQHLYLKKILELINTGIIAYNIDSGEVLWINDSFKKNLNIPSLKNIQFVKNRKPDLFDSVFVKNHTSENSITVDIENEKTKLLIASSIFQIKEHSYKLIVIQNIDSTLTQNETEAWKKLLSVMTHEIMNSIAPISSLAETLQSKVQQSIEHPENHQIDMNDLDTGIESIKKRSEGLLKFAKTYRSLNKITKLNLSKILVVELFENIKTLMLPSLESKGIALHFEIENFNLEIEIDSYLIEQVLINLILNSVEACKGIESPKIILSTQKSIDGQPIIRIKDNGKGIPNEIIDDVFIPFFSTKKSGGGIGLSLCKQIMHLHKGRIQVKSIEEKGTIVSLIFHKLKKEESY; encoded by the coding sequence ATGGCTTATAGAAAATATAAATTAGCTCTAGTAATTAGAGTCATCATTTTATTTTTTGCGCTAACGGCCTTAGCGTTTGCTATAAGTATACTAGATTTTCAAAAGAACTTGCCTCTTAATATCGTCATACTAATTCCTATATTATTTATTTTATTTTATTCCTTTAGAAATCTTTATCGATTCGTTTTTAGAAGGTTTTCTGAAATGGATGATTTTTTTGAATCGGTAAAATATCGAGATTTTTCACGGTGGTTTAACGAAAAATCTGGAGCGGAAGATCTTAGAGAATTGCATAAAGGTTTTAACGAAGTTAATAAAACCATACATGAGATAAATAAAGAAAAGGAAGCTCAGCATTTATATCTTAAAAAAATCCTCGAATTAATTAATACAGGTATTATTGCATATAACATAGACTCTGGCGAAGTTTTATGGATTAACGATTCATTTAAAAAAAATCTAAACATTCCTTCACTTAAAAACATCCAATTTGTAAAAAATAGAAAACCAGATTTATTTGATTCCGTTTTCGTGAAAAATCACACAAGTGAAAATAGTATTACAGTAGACATTGAAAATGAAAAAACAAAACTATTAATTGCGAGTTCTATTTTTCAGATAAAAGAACATTCTTATAAACTTATAGTTATACAAAATATTGATAGCACCCTAACGCAAAACGAAACGGAGGCATGGAAGAAATTATTAAGTGTGATGACCCATGAAATAATGAACTCTATTGCACCAATATCGTCATTAGCAGAAACTTTACAATCTAAAGTCCAACAATCTATAGAACATCCAGAAAATCATCAAATAGATATGAACGATTTAGATACTGGTATTGAAAGCATTAAGAAAAGAAGCGAAGGTTTATTAAAATTTGCAAAAACCTACAGAAGTTTGAATAAAATCACCAAACTTAATTTAAGTAAAATATTGGTGGTTGAATTATTTGAAAATATAAAAACGTTAATGCTTCCATCCCTTGAAAGCAAGGGCATTGCATTACATTTTGAAATTGAAAATTTTAATCTTGAAATAGAAATAGACTCTTATTTGATTGAACAAGTACTCATTAACTTAATACTTAACTCCGTTGAAGCCTGTAAAGGTATTGAGTCACCAAAAATTATTTTGTCAACTCAAAAGAGTATTGATGGACAACCTATAATTCGAATAAAAGACAATGGTAAAGGCATTCCAAACGAAATAATTGATGACGTATTTATTCCCTTTTTTAGTACTAAAAAATCTGGTGGTGGTATTGGATTAAGTCTTTGTAAACAAATTATGCATCTCCATAAGGGGAGAATTCAAGTAAAAAGTATAGAAGAGAAAGGTACAATTGTTAGTTTAATATTCCATAAATTAAAAAAAGAGGAAAGTTATTAA
- a CDS encoding M14 family metallopeptidase: protein MKRYTYIITIVVLFFTTTYSLYAQQVNDFFRAAGTPHNPKVNIAFNRYYTSEGLASLSKKIAEAYPNLVKRQSIGKSTEGKDIWLLAVTDYSVGNPDRKPGFYVDGNIHSNEIQGGEISIYTAWYLTESFNDVAYIKNMLRDRIFYIVPTINPDARNNYMKEANTAHSPRSGMIAIDDDGDGLFDEDTYDDLDADGSITSMRRKNDNGNMIIDPLDPRKMVRINPDDVVTVQRYELLGGEGLDNDGDGSVNEDVPGYYDPNRDWAWKWQPAHIQGGAYKYPFSAPENRAVADFVLKHPNIAGAQSYHNSGGMLLRGPGAEEDKSTYDRADTRIYDAIGKKGAEMLPGYRYMTVYKDLYSVFGGELDWFYGARGVYTFTNEIFTNYAYYKDKSIKDVDYKANKDLLLGDGFTNWKPYDHPTFGDIEIGGFQKNVGRATPGFLLEEEAHRNMVFTFYHAHHMPHLSIDKITEKSLGGGLKEVTAIIKNDRMMPTHASQDLKNKIERPDYISISGGKVLAGMVVNNDDFKVNTEQKIKPSIIKITNIPGNSVIKVRWIVKGGNNYKVTVDSAKGGIVTNTLNDFK from the coding sequence ATGAAACGTTATACATATATAATTACCATTGTAGTATTATTTTTTACAACAACATATTCACTTTATGCACAGCAGGTAAATGATTTTTTTAGGGCTGCAGGAACTCCACATAACCCCAAAGTAAATATTGCTTTTAACAGATATTATACATCAGAAGGACTTGCCAGTTTAAGTAAGAAAATTGCAGAGGCATATCCAAATTTAGTAAAACGTCAATCTATAGGAAAATCTACAGAAGGTAAAGATATTTGGTTATTGGCTGTCACTGATTATTCGGTGGGAAATCCAGATAGAAAACCAGGTTTTTATGTAGATGGAAACATTCATTCTAACGAAATTCAAGGTGGTGAAATAAGTATTTATACAGCATGGTATCTTACAGAAAGTTTTAATGATGTAGCATACATAAAAAATATGCTAAGAGATCGTATTTTTTATATTGTTCCAACAATTAACCCCGATGCTCGTAATAATTATATGAAAGAGGCTAATACAGCACATAGTCCAAGGTCAGGTATGATAGCTATTGATGATGATGGGGATGGTTTATTTGATGAAGATACTTATGATGATTTAGACGCTGATGGTTCTATTACCTCGATGCGAAGAAAAAATGATAATGGAAATATGATTATCGACCCTTTAGATCCAAGAAAAATGGTTCGTATAAATCCTGATGATGTTGTAACCGTACAACGCTATGAGTTGCTGGGAGGAGAAGGGTTAGATAACGATGGAGATGGCAGTGTAAATGAAGATGTCCCTGGTTATTATGATCCAAACAGAGATTGGGCATGGAAATGGCAACCAGCACATATTCAAGGAGGTGCATATAAATACCCTTTTTCAGCACCAGAAAACAGAGCTGTTGCAGATTTTGTTTTAAAACACCCTAACATAGCTGGAGCTCAAAGTTATCATAATTCAGGAGGGATGCTTCTAAGAGGACCAGGAGCAGAAGAAGATAAAAGCACATATGATAGAGCAGATACTCGTATTTATGATGCTATAGGAAAAAAAGGAGCAGAAATGTTGCCTGGCTATAGATACATGACCGTTTATAAAGATTTATATTCTGTATTTGGAGGTGAGTTAGATTGGTTTTATGGAGCTAGAGGAGTATATACGTTTACCAATGAAATTTTTACAAATTATGCGTACTATAAAGATAAGAGTATTAAAGATGTAGATTATAAAGCCAATAAAGATTTACTATTAGGTGATGGTTTTACCAATTGGAAACCGTATGACCATCCTACTTTTGGAGATATAGAAATTGGAGGATTTCAAAAAAATGTAGGCAGAGCTACTCCTGGTTTTTTGTTAGAAGAAGAAGCACATAGAAATATGGTTTTTACTTTTTATCACGCTCATCACATGCCACACCTATCAATAGATAAAATTACAGAGAAGTCTTTAGGGGGTGGTTTAAAAGAAGTTACAGCTATTATCAAAAATGATAGAATGATGCCTACGCATGCCAGTCAAGATTTAAAAAACAAGATAGAAAGACCCGATTATATTTCTATTAGTGGTGGCAAAGTACTGGCAGGTATGGTTGTGAATAATGATGATTTTAAAGTCAATACTGAACAAAAAATAAAGCCATCTATAATAAAAATAACCAATATTCCAGGGAATAGTGTTATTAAAGTAAGATGGATTGTAAAAGGAGGGAATAATTATAAAGTAACCGTAGATAGCGCAAAAGGAGGTATTGTTACTAACACTCTTAATGATTTTAAATAA
- a CDS encoding sigma-54-dependent transcriptional regulator, protein MLLKNANILVVDDDADVLTAMRLLLKSKVKDVVVEKNPGNIVSLIRKIKFDIIILDMNFNGLIHTGNEGIYWLNKIKEIDKEVSVVLITAYGDLDLAIRSLKEGASDFLVKPWENTKLIESITDILHKKKSNTFKKADFSITRTEILGESHAMNDVFLKIKKIAPTDANILILGENGTGKDLIAKAIHDNSLRKNKPFVKVDVGSLTATLFESELFGYKKGAFTDAKNDRPGRFVAADGGTLFLDEIGNISLQQQAKLLTVLQNRKVTPLGSNNSIDINIRLICATNLNIEFLANEAHFRKDLIYRINTVEIIVPPLRDRDKDIVLLAKHFIKLYAEKYLKSSFKLDDGFIEKLKSYCFPGNVRELQYALERAVIMADGDCLYKEDLVFSPIEKKGNNIGTPDLKLETIEKNAILKVIEKNNGNISKSAKELGITRTALYRRLNKYGL, encoded by the coding sequence ATGTTGTTAAAAAACGCTAACATATTAGTTGTAGACGATGATGCCGATGTGCTAACTGCTATGAGGTTATTATTAAAATCTAAAGTTAAAGATGTTGTTGTAGAAAAAAACCCAGGCAACATAGTTTCTTTGATACGGAAAATTAAATTTGATATTATTATTCTTGATATGAATTTTAACGGCCTTATACATACCGGTAACGAAGGTATTTATTGGCTTAACAAAATTAAAGAAATTGATAAAGAAGTCTCCGTTGTTTTAATAACGGCTTACGGAGATTTAGATTTAGCTATACGCTCTTTAAAAGAAGGGGCTTCAGATTTTTTAGTAAAACCTTGGGAAAATACCAAGCTCATAGAATCTATTACAGACATACTTCATAAAAAGAAATCAAACACATTTAAAAAAGCAGATTTTTCAATTACACGAACCGAAATATTAGGTGAAAGTCATGCCATGAATGATGTTTTTTTGAAGATAAAAAAAATTGCTCCAACCGATGCCAATATTCTAATTCTTGGAGAAAATGGCACAGGTAAAGATTTAATTGCTAAAGCCATACACGATAATTCATTACGGAAAAACAAGCCTTTCGTTAAAGTTGATGTAGGATCCCTAACTGCTACACTTTTTGAAAGCGAATTATTCGGATATAAAAAAGGGGCTTTTACAGATGCAAAAAATGATAGACCCGGAAGATTTGTAGCTGCAGATGGCGGTACTCTTTTTTTAGATGAAATAGGAAATATTAGCCTGCAACAACAGGCTAAACTTTTAACCGTTTTACAAAATCGGAAAGTAACACCTTTAGGCTCCAATAATTCTATAGACATTAATATAAGACTAATCTGTGCTACAAATTTAAACATAGAATTTCTTGCAAATGAGGCCCATTTTAGAAAAGACCTTATTTATAGAATCAATACTGTAGAAATTATCGTTCCGCCTTTAAGGGATAGGGATAAAGATATTGTTTTACTGGCTAAACATTTTATTAAGCTATATGCTGAAAAGTATTTAAAATCCAGCTTTAAATTGGATGATGGCTTTATTGAAAAATTAAAAAGCTATTGTTTCCCTGGTAATGTCCGAGAACTTCAATATGCCCTAGAAAGAGCAGTAATTATGGCGGATGGAGACTGCTTATATAAAGAAGATTTGGTATTTTCTCCTATAGAAAAAAAAGGAAATAATATAGGCACTCCCGATTTAAAACTTGAAACCATTGAGAAAAATGCCATTTTAAAAGTTATTGAAAAAAATAATGGCAACATTTCTAAATCTGCTAAAGAATTAGGAATAACACGAACAGCGCTTTATAGAAGATTAAACAAGTATGGCTTATAG